The following coding sequences lie in one Euzebyales bacterium genomic window:
- a CDS encoding succinate dehydrogenase/fumarate reductase iron-sulfur subunit, with protein sequence MKLTLHVWRQPGPGDKGRFETYEIDDVSEDMSFLEMLDVLNERLISEGTEPIQFEHDCREGICGSCGMMINGQAHGPQRGTAACQLHMRHYSDGDEITIEPWRSAGFPVIKDLVVDRSAFDRIIEAGGYVSVPTGSAPDANLIPVAKETAERAMDAATCIGCGACVAACPNGAAQLFTAAKVSHLNMLPQGAPERLERVADMVDTMEQFFGSCTNMAECEAACPKGISIDFIAMMNRDYLRAKFQSRR encoded by the coding sequence ATGAAGCTCACGTTGCACGTGTGGAGGCAGCCCGGCCCGGGCGACAAAGGGCGGTTCGAGACCTACGAGATCGACGACGTCAGCGAGGACATGTCGTTCCTCGAGATGCTCGACGTGCTCAACGAGCGGCTGATCTCCGAGGGCACCGAGCCGATCCAGTTCGAGCACGACTGTCGCGAGGGCATCTGCGGCTCGTGCGGCATGATGATCAACGGGCAGGCCCACGGACCACAACGTGGTACTGCCGCGTGCCAGCTGCACATGCGTCACTACAGCGACGGCGACGAGATCACCATCGAGCCGTGGCGGTCGGCGGGCTTTCCCGTCATCAAGGACCTGGTGGTCGACCGCAGCGCATTCGACCGGATCATCGAAGCCGGCGGCTATGTGTCGGTCCCGACGGGATCGGCGCCAGACGCGAACCTGATCCCGGTGGCCAAGGAGACCGCCGAGCGGGCGATGGACGCGGCGACGTGCATCGGGTGCGGCGCGTGCGTCGCGGCGTGTCCCAACGGCGCCGCGCAGCTGTTCACGGCGGCCAAGGTCTCGCACCTGAACATGCTGCCGCAGGGCGCGCCCGAGCGGCTCGAGCGCGTCGCTGACATGGTCGACACGATGGAGCAGTTCTTCGGCTCCTGCACCAACATGGCCGAGTGCGAGGCCGCATGCCCGAAGGGCATCTCGATCGACTTCATCGCCATGATGAACCGCGACTACCTGAGGGCGAAGTTTCAGAGCCGCCGGTAG
- a CDS encoding PH domain-containing protein: MTYTVPVGLPDPTPYLLPEEKLRFVVRRHHPIVLVPAAAIAVVVLIIALLMLTNAVLSPATVGVALLVIAGGVLYFAYRWMHWRNTVLVVTNRRLFELVALGIKRVTVMPIMRQSVVFRQGPLGRALGFATVQVQSATGAVLYNFNLLADPIEFRDQITNVAA, translated from the coding sequence ATGACGTACACCGTGCCCGTCGGTCTTCCTGATCCGACGCCGTATCTGCTGCCCGAAGAGAAGTTGCGCTTCGTCGTGCGCAGGCACCACCCCATCGTGCTGGTCCCCGCCGCCGCCATCGCGGTCGTCGTGCTGATCATCGCGTTGCTGATGCTGACGAACGCGGTGCTGTCACCGGCCACGGTGGGCGTCGCTCTGCTCGTCATCGCCGGCGGCGTTCTCTACTTCGCCTACCGCTGGATGCACTGGCGCAACACCGTGCTCGTCGTCACGAACCGGCGGCTGTTCGAGCTGGTGGCGCTGGGGATCAAGCGGGTCACGGTGATGCCGATCATGCGGCAGTCTGTCGTCTTCCGTCAGGGGCCGCTGGGCCGTGCGCTGGGGTTCGCGACCGTTCAGGTGCAGTCGGCCACGGGAGCGGTGCTGTACAACTTCAACCTCCTGGCCGACCCGATCGAGTTCCGCGACCAGATCACCAACGTCGCCGCCTGA
- a CDS encoding Glu/Leu/Phe/Val dehydrogenase dimerization domain-containing protein has product MVDLRDDLSPYESVQYFFHDVADQLGIDDPTRSVLNGTYREIRVQLPVRRDDGSVETFYGYRVQHNGARGPYKGGVRFHPTADLDEVRALASLMTWKTAVVDVPFGGAKGGVQVDPKTLSTSEHERLTRRYMSQVSYIVGVKRDIMAPDMNTNAQTMAWMMDAWGRSRGHEPAIVTGKPLELGGSHGREAATGRGVVMVLDEAVRQHEWEPSETTVAIQGYGNVGSWTARLAAERGYRIVAVSDVDGAIHAPDGLSLELLDKHVGEADTVAGFDGADAIDGDALLELDVDVLIPAALGEVVNHTNADRIQARMIVEAANHPVTPVADAELAERGVIVVPDVLANAGGVTVSYFEWTQNIQEFKWSEQQVNEELSRYMRAAYRKVRERAEDLETTMRRAAFAIGISKVAEAAHLRGYV; this is encoded by the coding sequence GTGGTCGATCTGAGGGATGACCTGAGTCCGTACGAGTCGGTGCAGTACTTCTTCCACGACGTCGCCGACCAGCTCGGCATCGACGATCCGACACGATCGGTGCTCAACGGCACGTACCGCGAGATCCGGGTGCAGCTCCCCGTGCGCCGGGACGATGGATCGGTCGAGACGTTCTACGGCTACCGGGTGCAGCACAACGGCGCGCGCGGTCCCTACAAGGGTGGCGTGCGGTTCCATCCGACCGCGGATCTCGATGAGGTGCGGGCGCTGGCGTCGCTGATGACGTGGAAGACCGCGGTCGTCGATGTGCCGTTCGGTGGGGCGAAGGGCGGTGTGCAGGTCGACCCCAAGACGCTCTCGACGTCGGAGCACGAGCGCCTGACCCGCCGCTACATGTCACAGGTCAGCTACATCGTCGGTGTCAAGCGCGACATCATGGCGCCGGACATGAACACCAACGCCCAGACGATGGCGTGGATGATGGACGCCTGGGGACGGTCCCGCGGACACGAACCGGCCATCGTAACGGGCAAGCCGCTGGAGCTCGGCGGCTCCCACGGGCGTGAGGCGGCGACCGGTCGCGGGGTGGTGATGGTGCTCGACGAGGCGGTCCGGCAGCACGAGTGGGAGCCGTCCGAGACCACCGTCGCCATCCAGGGCTACGGCAACGTCGGCTCGTGGACGGCGCGCCTTGCAGCCGAGCGGGGATACCGGATCGTCGCGGTCTCCGACGTCGACGGCGCGATCCACGCGCCGGACGGGCTGTCCCTGGAGCTGCTCGACAAGCACGTCGGCGAGGCGGACACCGTGGCCGGCTTCGACGGCGCAGATGCGATCGACGGTGACGCGCTGCTCGAGCTCGACGTCGACGTGCTCATACCCGCGGCGCTCGGCGAGGTCGTCAACCACACGAACGCCGACCGGATCCAGGCCCGGATGATCGTCGAGGCGGCCAACCATCCGGTGACGCCGGTGGCTGATGCGGAACTGGCCGAACGCGGCGTCATCGTCGTCCCCGACGTGCTCGCCAACGCCGGTGGCGTCACCGTGTCCTACTTCGAGTGGACGCAGAACATCCAGGAGTTCAAGTGGAGCGAGCAGCAGGTCAACGAGGAGCTCAGCCGGTACATGCGGGCCGCGTACCGCAAGGTGCGGGAACGCGCTGAGGATCTGGAGACGACGATGCGGCGGGCCGCGTTCGCGATCGGCATCAGCAAGGTCGCCGAGGCCGCACACCTGCGCGGGTACGTCTGA
- a CDS encoding RDD family protein — protein MFDEHLIRPAETDAPPRPHLTPVPDGPPRPLPTTAEPDASVEPQPVLRPATPGARVGAYIIDCLSVTLPLAIAGALSGVLPVSAEGLGQGAAYAAAVTSAIVLLIYFATAEAVFGRTLGKRLLRCAVIAADGGPVTLRAALLRRVVFVGGLVVPMLGPLLAFAAPLAMLVTVIQDAPTGRGFHDQMAGTLVVDR, from the coding sequence ATGTTCGACGAGCATCTGATCCGGCCGGCCGAGACCGACGCGCCCCCGCGACCGCACCTGACGCCTGTCCCCGACGGGCCTCCGCGCCCGCTGCCGACCACCGCTGAGCCGGACGCCTCCGTCGAGCCACAGCCGGTGCTGCGGCCGGCGACGCCCGGCGCCCGCGTCGGGGCGTACATCATCGACTGCCTCTCCGTGACGCTGCCGCTGGCGATCGCCGGTGCACTGTCGGGCGTGCTGCCGGTCAGCGCGGAAGGGTTGGGGCAGGGTGCCGCGTACGCCGCCGCCGTGACCTCGGCGATCGTGCTGCTCATCTACTTCGCGACGGCGGAGGCGGTGTTCGGCCGCACGCTCGGCAAGCGCCTGCTGCGGTGCGCGGTCATCGCGGCCGACGGGGGTCCGGTCACGCTGCGGGCGGCACTGCTCCGCAGGGTGGTCTTCGTGGGTGGGCTGGTGGTGCCGATGCTCGGGCCATTACTGGCGTTCGCGGCTCCACTGGCCATGCTGGTGACAGTGATCCAGGACGCGCCGACCGGCCGCGGGTTCCATGACCAGATGGCGGGGACGCTGGTCGTCGACCGCTGA
- the orn gene encoding oligoribonuclease → MSIAQPLVWIDLEMTGLDPDTDVIVEIATIVTDGSLERVEQGPDLVIAAPEAALDGMADVVRRMHTESGLIDEIRAADRDVVAAERETLEFVRTHVPDSSNAPLAGNSVHADRMFLRRHMPTLEAYLHYRNVDVSTVKELVRRWRPQLLDEAPAKSERHRALGDIAESITELRYYRDALFG, encoded by the coding sequence ATGAGCATCGCCCAGCCACTGGTGTGGATCGACCTCGAGATGACCGGCCTCGACCCGGACACCGACGTGATCGTCGAGATCGCCACGATCGTGACCGACGGCAGCCTCGAACGGGTCGAGCAGGGTCCTGACCTGGTCATCGCCGCACCCGAGGCAGCGCTCGACGGCATGGCGGACGTCGTCCGACGCATGCACACCGAATCCGGCCTGATCGACGAGATCCGCGCGGCTGACCGCGACGTGGTGGCCGCCGAACGCGAGACCCTGGAGTTCGTCCGCACGCACGTGCCGGATTCGTCGAACGCACCGCTGGCAGGCAACAGCGTCCACGCCGACCGGATGTTCCTGCGCCGGCACATGCCCACGCTCGAGGCGTACCTGCACTACCGCAACGTGGATGTGTCGACGGTCAAGGAGCTCGTGCGCCGATGGCGGCCGCAGCTGCTCGACGAGGCGCCGGCCAAGTCGGAGCGCCACCGCGCGCTCGGCGACATCGCCGAGTCGATCACTGAGCTGCGGTACTACCGCGATGCGCTGTTCGGGTAG
- a CDS encoding ABC-F family ATP-binding cassette domain-containing protein, with amino-acid sequence MNLVSVEHARVRYADALVLDDVSLGIDDGDRIGVIGRNGSGKSSLLRVLSGVQPPDEGSVTHARRLTVQYVPQEPALAPDTAALAAVLDADSEPGHIFREHRARPNHADVTALMDAHGLWDLEHVARGMLDRFDIAPDRVVGELSGGQRMRVALARALVHSDVAARTGDTVPLLVLDEPTNHLDVDVIEWLEGRITSQRGAVVLVTHDRYLLDRVVTRIVEVVDGALHTEHGSYADYLANRAERAAQAAAREHRRRQRVRAELEWLQRSPPARTSKSRARIERARQLMDDAPATTDRGVRIDLPARRLGSKVATLHNAGKRYGDRVVLRDVTASLQPGARIGVVGPNGSGKTTLLRLLAGHVPPDGGSVRIGATVHLGWYDQHTVAPPAGQRVIDAVDEVARETCTIDGITLSASGLLERFGFDAGAQRALVSELSGGERRRLELLRVLATAPNLLLLDEPTNDLDLDTLAVLEDFLDGWPGTLVAASHDRFFLDRVCGQLWSIELDGEVREHPGGWSAYRVHDAAQAAAGPGGGRDRSDGVAKRSGGVRPGRLTYNEQRELRTLERDLPALEQRRDALHAELVAAADDHVRAGGLARDLDAVMAEIDRSETRWLELQVRPDATS; translated from the coding sequence ATGAACCTGGTCAGTGTCGAGCACGCCCGTGTCCGGTACGCCGACGCCCTCGTGCTCGACGATGTCAGCCTCGGCATCGACGACGGCGATCGCATCGGCGTCATCGGTCGCAACGGCAGCGGCAAGTCGTCGCTGTTGCGGGTGCTGTCCGGCGTACAGCCCCCCGACGAGGGCTCGGTCACGCACGCGCGACGGTTGACCGTCCAGTACGTGCCGCAGGAGCCCGCACTCGCACCCGACACTGCCGCGTTGGCCGCCGTGCTGGACGCGGACTCCGAGCCCGGCCACATCTTCCGTGAGCATCGCGCCCGCCCGAACCATGCCGATGTGACCGCCCTCATGGACGCGCACGGGCTGTGGGATCTCGAGCATGTCGCGCGCGGCATGCTCGACCGGTTCGACATCGCCCCGGATCGCGTCGTGGGCGAGTTGAGCGGTGGCCAGCGGATGCGGGTGGCGCTCGCCCGCGCACTCGTCCACAGTGATGTCGCGGCGCGCACCGGCGACACGGTGCCGCTGCTCGTGCTCGACGAGCCCACCAATCACCTCGACGTTGACGTGATCGAGTGGTTGGAGGGCCGCATCACCTCGCAACGTGGGGCCGTCGTGCTCGTGACGCACGACCGCTACCTGCTCGACCGCGTCGTGACGCGCATCGTCGAGGTGGTGGACGGCGCACTGCACACTGAGCACGGCTCGTACGCCGATTACCTCGCCAACCGTGCGGAACGCGCCGCGCAGGCGGCGGCGCGCGAGCACCGCCGTCGTCAACGTGTACGGGCCGAGCTCGAGTGGCTCCAGCGCAGCCCGCCCGCGCGGACCAGCAAGTCGCGGGCGCGCATCGAACGCGCGCGTCAGCTCATGGATGACGCACCCGCGACCACCGATCGCGGCGTGCGCATCGACCTGCCGGCCAGGCGGCTCGGCAGCAAGGTCGCCACGTTGCACAACGCCGGCAAGCGCTACGGCGACCGGGTGGTGCTGCGGGACGTGACCGCGTCGCTGCAGCCCGGCGCCCGGATCGGGGTCGTGGGCCCCAACGGCAGTGGCAAGACGACACTCCTGCGGTTGCTGGCCGGTCACGTGCCGCCGGACGGCGGCAGTGTGCGGATCGGGGCGACCGTGCACCTCGGGTGGTACGACCAGCACACGGTGGCACCACCGGCCGGCCAGCGGGTCATCGACGCGGTCGACGAGGTCGCGCGGGAGACCTGTACCATCGACGGCATCACGTTGTCGGCGAGCGGCCTGCTCGAGCGGTTCGGCTTCGACGCCGGTGCGCAACGGGCGCTGGTCTCGGAGCTGTCCGGCGGGGAGCGGCGACGTCTCGAGCTGCTCCGCGTGCTGGCGACGGCACCGAACCTGCTGCTGCTGGACGAGCCGACGAACGACCTGGACCTCGACACCCTCGCGGTGCTGGAGGATTTCCTCGACGGCTGGCCCGGCACGCTGGTCGCCGCCAGCCACGACCGCTTCTTCCTCGACCGCGTGTGCGGGCAGCTGTGGTCCATCGAACTTGACGGCGAGGTCCGCGAGCACCCCGGTGGGTGGAGCGCGTACCGGGTGCACGACGCCGCGCAGGCGGCGGCGGGCCCCGGAGGTGGACGCGACCGATCGGACGGTGTGGCCAAGCGGTCGGGCGGCGTGCGGCCGGGCAGGCTGACCTACAACGAACAGCGCGAGCTGCGCACGCTGGAGCGGGATCTTCCCGCACTGGAGCAGCGCCGCGACGCACTGCACGCCGAGCTGGTAGCGGCCGCCGACGACCATGTCCGCGCTGGTGGCCTGGCCCGGGACCTCGATGCGGTGATGGCCGAGATCGACCGGTCCGAGACCCGGTGGCTCGAGCTGCAGGTGCGGCCCGATGCCACGAGCTGA
- the acs gene encoding acetate--CoA ligase, which produces MSDDADAGRTFAPPQDFVKQANVSDAGVYDEAEQDVEAWWDSHARKLRWMRDWDTTLEWNAPYAKWFVGGTLNVSDNCLDRHVEDGYGDGVAFYWEGEPGDTREITYSELLNEVKHFANALKGLGVGKGDPVTIYLPMIPELPVAMLACARIGAPHSVVFAGFSAQSVVDRVEDADSKVLITADGSYRKGSVVPLKQSADKAMDNTDKIEHCVVVKRTGEDVAFTEGRDVWYHDLIEQADDDCPPEEMDAEDILFLLYSSGTTGKPKGIQHTTGGYLTQVTATHRLVFDLKPETDVYWCAADIGWVTGHSYIVYGPLANRATSIMYEGAPDTPDKDRLWAIAEKYGATILYTAPTAIRAFMKWGSEYVERHDLSKLRLLGSVGEPINPEAWLWYHEHIGGGNTPVVDTWWQTETGGIMITPLPGITETKPGAAMRPFPGIKPVVVDDHGSPVQLGESGYLTLQRPWPGMLRTLWGDDERYRETYWSRFGTDVYFAGDGARLDEDGDIWLLGRVDDVMNVSGHRLSTAEIESALVAHEAVAEAAVVGRTDADTGQAVSAFVTLVGGAESSDELRAELREHVADRIGKLARPAELVFTDDLPKTRSGKIMRRLLKDIAEGNEVGDVTTLANPNIVEDLQDQAKVASRK; this is translated from the coding sequence ATGAGCGATGACGCGGACGCTGGACGCACGTTTGCTCCACCGCAGGACTTCGTCAAACAGGCCAACGTCAGTGACGCGGGCGTCTACGACGAGGCCGAACAGGACGTGGAAGCGTGGTGGGATTCACACGCCCGGAAGCTGCGCTGGATGCGCGACTGGGACACCACGCTCGAGTGGAACGCGCCGTATGCGAAGTGGTTCGTCGGCGGGACGCTGAACGTCAGCGACAACTGCCTCGACCGCCACGTCGAGGACGGGTACGGCGACGGGGTCGCCTTCTACTGGGAGGGCGAACCCGGCGACACCCGTGAGATCACCTACTCGGAGCTACTGAACGAGGTCAAGCACTTCGCCAACGCCCTGAAGGGCCTCGGGGTCGGCAAGGGCGATCCGGTCACGATCTACCTGCCGATGATCCCGGAGTTGCCGGTTGCGATGCTCGCGTGCGCGCGGATCGGCGCGCCGCATTCGGTCGTGTTCGCGGGCTTCTCCGCCCAGTCGGTCGTAGACCGTGTCGAGGACGCGGACTCCAAGGTGCTGATCACCGCCGACGGCTCGTACCGCAAGGGCAGCGTCGTCCCGCTGAAGCAGTCGGCGGACAAGGCGATGGACAACACCGACAAGATCGAGCACTGCGTCGTCGTCAAGCGGACCGGCGAGGACGTCGCGTTCACCGAGGGGCGCGACGTCTGGTACCACGACCTCATCGAACAGGCCGACGACGACTGCCCGCCCGAGGAGATGGACGCCGAGGACATCCTGTTCCTGCTGTACTCCTCGGGGACGACCGGCAAGCCGAAGGGCATCCAGCACACGACTGGCGGCTATCTCACGCAGGTGACGGCCACGCACCGGCTGGTGTTCGACCTCAAGCCCGAGACGGACGTGTACTGGTGTGCCGCCGACATCGGCTGGGTCACGGGCCACAGTTACATCGTGTACGGCCCGCTGGCCAACCGTGCGACCTCGATCATGTACGAGGGCGCGCCGGACACGCCCGACAAGGACCGGCTGTGGGCGATCGCGGAGAAGTACGGCGCGACGATCCTGTACACGGCACCGACGGCGATCCGCGCCTTCATGAAGTGGGGCAGCGAGTACGTCGAGCGCCACGATCTGTCAAAGCTGCGCCTGCTGGGCTCGGTGGGCGAACCGATCAATCCCGAGGCGTGGCTGTGGTACCACGAGCACATCGGCGGCGGGAACACACCCGTGGTCGACACGTGGTGGCAGACCGAGACCGGCGGCATCATGATCACGCCGCTGCCGGGCATCACCGAGACCAAGCCGGGCGCCGCGATGCGCCCGTTCCCCGGCATCAAGCCCGTGGTCGTCGACGACCACGGCAGCCCGGTCCAGCTGGGCGAGAGCGGCTACCTGACGCTGCAGCGTCCATGGCCGGGCATGCTGCGTACGTTGTGGGGCGACGACGAGCGGTACCGCGAGACCTACTGGTCGCGCTTCGGCACCGACGTCTACTTCGCGGGCGACGGAGCGCGGCTCGACGAGGACGGCGACATCTGGCTGCTCGGGCGTGTGGACGACGTGATGAACGTCTCCGGTCACCGGCTGTCGACCGCCGAGATCGAGAGCGCGCTCGTGGCGCACGAGGCCGTGGCCGAGGCGGCCGTGGTCGGGCGCACGGACGCGGACACCGGTCAGGCCGTGTCGGCGTTCGTGACCCTCGTCGGCGGCGCTGAGAGCAGCGACGAGCTGCGTGCGGAGCTACGCGAGCACGTCGCCGACCGCATCGGCAAGCTGGCCCGGCCGGCGGAGCTGGTGTTCACCGACGACCTGCCCAAGACGCGATCCGGCAAGATCATGCGCCGGCTGCTCAAGGACATCGCCGAGGGCAACGAGGTCGGTGATGTGACGACGCTGGCCAACCCGAACATCGTCGAGGACCTCCAGGACCAGGCGAAGGTCGCGTCCAGGAAGTAG
- a CDS encoding sodium:solute symporter family protein — protein sequence MTSIQLWTLIWVVLTFGLYVLIAWRSRVADTEGFYVAGHGIPSVANGAAVAADWMSAASFISMAGLIAFQGYGGSVYLMGWTGGYVLLALLLAPYLRKFGKYTVPDFVGDRYSETARAVAAVAAIFVSMTYVAGQMRGVGIVFSRYVGIEIFGDPVIGGVLIGMAIVFFYAVLGGMKGITWTQVAQYSVLIVAYLIPAIAIAYTLTGNPIPQLSFGSLATDLNGLQQELGFSGYTDPFTAENRNMLNMLLITGALMIGTAGLPHVIVRFYTTKTVRDARASAFWALLFIAILYTTAPAVGVFAKTNFIDTVEGASVNNLPQWVVDWQDADLITIDDKNEDGTIQFAPGEVADPESTNEIEPDLDIMVLANPQIAGLPAIVVGLVAAGGLAAALSTASGLLLVISSSVAHDFYYKRFRPNASEAQQLMAGRIAMACAIVVAGWFGINPPAFVGQVVAFAFGLAAASFFPIIVLGIFWKRANAQGAVAGMLTGLIFTAAYIMATVPDEAGAIFFGLDPLFGISPEGIGTIGALLNLIVTVVVSRATAPPPQKMMDLIEDIRYPGAAPATRPH from the coding sequence ATGACCAGCATTCAGCTGTGGACCCTCATCTGGGTCGTCCTGACGTTCGGACTCTATGTCTTGATCGCCTGGCGGAGCCGCGTCGCGGACACCGAGGGCTTCTACGTCGCCGGCCACGGCATTCCATCGGTGGCCAACGGTGCGGCGGTCGCCGCCGACTGGATGAGCGCGGCGTCGTTCATCTCGATGGCAGGGCTGATCGCGTTCCAGGGGTACGGCGGCTCGGTCTATCTCATGGGGTGGACCGGTGGGTACGTGCTGCTGGCACTGCTGCTCGCTCCGTACCTGCGCAAGTTCGGCAAGTACACGGTCCCCGACTTCGTCGGTGACCGCTACTCCGAGACAGCGCGTGCCGTCGCAGCGGTTGCGGCGATCTTCGTCTCCATGACCTACGTGGCCGGACAGATGCGTGGCGTCGGCATCGTGTTCAGCCGGTACGTCGGCATCGAGATCTTCGGCGATCCCGTGATCGGCGGTGTGTTGATCGGCATGGCGATCGTGTTCTTCTACGCGGTCCTGGGTGGCATGAAGGGCATCACGTGGACGCAGGTCGCGCAGTACTCGGTGCTGATCGTCGCGTACCTGATCCCGGCCATCGCGATCGCGTACACGCTCACGGGCAATCCGATCCCGCAGCTGTCCTTCGGCAGCCTCGCCACGGATCTCAACGGCCTGCAGCAGGAGCTCGGCTTCAGTGGGTACACGGACCCGTTCACGGCCGAGAACCGCAACATGCTGAACATGCTCCTGATCACCGGTGCACTCATGATCGGGACGGCCGGGCTGCCCCACGTGATCGTGCGCTTCTACACGACCAAGACGGTCCGTGATGCGCGGGCGAGCGCGTTCTGGGCCCTGCTGTTCATCGCCATCCTGTACACGACCGCGCCGGCGGTCGGTGTCTTCGCCAAGACCAACTTCATCGACACGGTCGAAGGTGCGTCGGTCAACAACCTGCCCCAGTGGGTGGTCGACTGGCAGGACGCCGACCTGATCACCATCGACGACAAGAACGAGGACGGCACGATCCAGTTCGCGCCCGGCGAAGTCGCCGATCCTGAGAGCACGAACGAGATCGAGCCGGACCTCGACATCATGGTGCTCGCCAACCCGCAGATCGCGGGACTGCCGGCCATCGTCGTGGGTCTCGTGGCCGCCGGTGGTCTCGCCGCGGCCCTTTCGACGGCGTCGGGTCTGCTGCTGGTGATCTCGTCCTCGGTGGCGCACGACTTCTACTACAAGCGGTTCCGCCCGAACGCGTCGGAAGCGCAGCAGCTCATGGCCGGTCGGATCGCCATGGCGTGCGCGATCGTCGTCGCGGGATGGTTCGGCATCAACCCGCCCGCGTTCGTGGGTCAGGTTGTGGCCTTCGCCTTCGGTCTCGCGGCCGCGAGCTTCTTCCCGATCATCGTGCTCGGGATCTTCTGGAAGCGGGCCAACGCGCAGGGCGCCGTGGCCGGCATGCTCACCGGCCTCATCTTCACGGCCGCCTACATCATGGCCACCGTCCCGGATGAGGCAGGCGCGATCTTCTTCGGGCTCGATCCGCTGTTCGGCATCAGCCCCGAGGGCATCGGGACGATCGGTGCACTGCTCAACCTGATCGTGACGGTCGTCGTGTCACGTGCGACCGCGCCACCACCGCAGAAGATGATGGACCTGATCGAGGACATCCGGTATCCGGGTGCCGCGCCCGCGACCAGGCCCCACTGA
- a CDS encoding DUF4212 domain-containing protein, with product MDESQRQQYWRSNLTLMSALLVCWFLVSYVCGILLVEPLNNIVINGFPMGFWFAQQGAIVTFVVLIGVYVWRMDRLDDEYGVGRDNANGDAGARDERKG from the coding sequence ATGGATGAATCACAACGCCAGCAGTACTGGCGGTCCAACCTGACACTGATGTCCGCGCTGCTCGTCTGTTGGTTCCTGGTGAGCTACGTCTGCGGGATCCTGCTCGTCGAGCCGTTGAACAACATCGTCATCAACGGATTCCCCATGGGGTTCTGGTTCGCCCAGCAGGGCGCGATCGTCACGTTCGTGGTCCTGATCGGCGTCTACGTGTGGCGCATGGACCGGCTCGACGACGAGTACGGCGTGGGACGCGACAACGCGAACGGTGACGCGGGCGCCCGGGACGAGCGGAAGGGGTAG